A DNA window from Eikenella exigua contains the following coding sequences:
- the rodA gene encoding rod shape-determining protein RodA produces MQHPSKHAIRRYWRKIWDPMDMWLFYSMLAIYVMSLFLLYSADGQNIGQLENKTLHTIVGFVLLWCIARTQPQVLSNFAIVLYGVSLLMLVGVHFFGVIVNGSQRWLNLGIIRLQPSELMKIALPMTVAWYLQKHETELGWQHYLAALVLIVAPGFLILRQPDLGTAVLIMASGLFVIFFAGLPWRVIAVAVVGFFASLPLLWQYGMHDYQRTRVLTLLDPTKDPLGAGYHILQSMTAIGSGGVWGKGWLNGTQTHLDYIPESTTDFIFAVYGEEFGLIGNLLLLSVYTIMLGRGLYIAAKAPTLYSRTLAGALTMTLFCYVFVNMGMVSGILPVVGVPLPLVSYGGTATLSIMIIVAMLMGISNQQSKM; encoded by the coding sequence ATGCAGCACCCGTCTAAACACGCTATCCGCCGCTACTGGCGGAAAATTTGGGATCCGATGGACATGTGGCTGTTTTACAGCATGCTGGCCATCTATGTGATGAGCCTATTTTTGCTGTATTCGGCCGACGGCCAGAACATCGGCCAGCTGGAAAACAAAACCCTGCACACGATAGTGGGCTTTGTACTGCTGTGGTGCATTGCCCGTACTCAGCCGCAGGTGCTGAGCAACTTCGCCATCGTGCTGTATGGGGTGAGCCTGCTGATGTTGGTGGGGGTGCACTTTTTCGGTGTGATTGTGAATGGTTCGCAACGATGGTTGAATTTGGGCATCATCCGTTTGCAACCCTCAGAGTTGATGAAAATTGCGCTGCCAATGACGGTGGCGTGGTATCTGCAAAAACACGAAACGGAGCTGGGCTGGCAGCATTACTTGGCTGCATTGGTGCTGATAGTTGCACCGGGCTTCTTGATTTTGAGGCAGCCTGATTTGGGTACGGCTGTGTTGATTATGGCGTCCGGGCTGTTTGTGATATTTTTTGCGGGGCTGCCGTGGAGGGTGATTGCGGTGGCCGTGGTCGGCTTTTTTGCTTCGCTGCCTCTGTTGTGGCAATACGGTATGCATGACTACCAGCGCACCCGCGTGCTGACCCTGCTCGATCCGACTAAAGACCCACTCGGCGCGGGCTACCATATTTTGCAGTCAATGACTGCTATCGGCTCCGGCGGCGTGTGGGGTAAGGGCTGGCTCAATGGCACACAGACGCATCTTGACTATATCCCGGAGTCCACCACGGATTTCATCTTCGCTGTGTATGGTGAAGAGTTCGGTCTTATTGGCAATCTCCTGCTGCTATCGGTGTATACCATCATGTTGGGGCGTGGTCTCTATATTGCTGCCAAAGCCCCTACGCTCTATAGCCGCACCTTGGCCGGTGCACTCACTATGACGCTGTTTTGTTATGTGTTTGTGAATATGGGCATGGTGAGCGGTATCCTGCCGGTAGTGGGTGTGCCGCTGCCATTGGTGAGTTACGGCGGCACGGCCACGCTTTCTATCATGATCATTGTTGCTATGTTGATGGGCATCAGTAATCAGCAGAGCAAGATGTAG
- a CDS encoding cysteine hydrolase family protein, whose amino-acid sequence MKKMVLLVIDTQQALLDMGAYRWVEMLDAISRMLLAARTHGREVIYVRHNEADSPFAPNSPGWQIAAAVAPQAGEKVVDKWYSSAFRGTDLLDYLRGNGVERLVVVGMMTEYCVETTVRAASDLGFEVILPEGANSTLDNGRWSAKELYEHHNFDIMRGRFAAMPSVDEAVALLSD is encoded by the coding sequence ATGAAGAAAATGGTTTTGTTGGTTATAGACACCCAGCAGGCATTGCTGGATATGGGAGCTTATCGCTGGGTGGAAATGTTGGATGCCATCAGCCGAATGTTGCTTGCTGCCCGTACGCATGGGCGCGAAGTCATCTATGTGCGGCATAACGAGGCGGATTCGCCCTTTGCGCCAAACTCGCCCGGTTGGCAGATTGCTGCCGCCGTTGCGCCGCAGGCCGGTGAGAAAGTAGTGGATAAATGGTATAGCAGCGCTTTTCGCGGTACGGATTTGCTGGATTACCTGCGTGGCAACGGAGTTGAGCGCTTAGTGGTGGTTGGTATGATGACTGAATACTGTGTGGAAACTACTGTGCGGGCTGCCAGCGATTTGGGCTTTGAAGTGATTTTGCCAGAAGGTGCCAACAGCACGCTGGATAATGGCCGCTGGTCGGCTAAAGAGCTGTATGAGCATCATAATTTCGATATTATGCGTGGGCGCTTCGCAGCCATGCCGAGCGTAGATGAAGCCGTGGCGCTGTTATCTGACTGA
- a CDS encoding MarC family protein, which translates to MMITHILYLFTGLIALNNPLIALGYFVDKTVDFTLKEQRKTARLVAISAFVCMVVAGVIGTPLLKVLGIGIPAFQIAGGILVFVIAMNMMGGEDNPVKPSLNKEHLSLPPEKQFTFAVVPMATPIIVGPGGFSIIIIYSSHVETWVGALQLLAACFMVGVTCYLILACSARLSKILGSVGIKIINRVSGLLLAAIAVEIVLAGLRGLFPALKITG; encoded by the coding sequence ATGATGATTACTCATATCCTGTATTTGTTCACTGGCCTGATTGCTCTAAATAATCCATTGATTGCACTTGGATATTTTGTTGATAAGACAGTGGATTTTACTTTGAAGGAGCAGCGTAAAACCGCGCGCCTGGTAGCGATTAGCGCCTTTGTCTGTATGGTGGTGGCCGGGGTAATTGGTACGCCGTTGTTGAAAGTTCTAGGCATCGGCATTCCAGCCTTCCAGATTGCTGGAGGCATTTTAGTATTTGTGATTGCCATGAACATGATGGGAGGCGAGGATAATCCGGTGAAACCTAGTTTAAATAAGGAGCATTTAAGCCTGCCGCCGGAGAAACAATTTACCTTTGCCGTGGTGCCGATGGCTACACCGATTATCGTTGGTCCGGGCGGATTTTCTATCATTATCATTTATAGCAGTCATGTGGAAACGTGGGTGGGTGCACTACAACTTCTGGCCGCCTGTTTTATGGTGGGGGTAACCTGTTATTTGATTTTGGCCTGTTCGGCCAGACTGAGCAAAATACTTGGCAGTGTTGGCATCAAGATCATCAACCGCGTGTCTGGCCTGCTGCTGGCAGCAATTGCGGTGGAGATTGTATTGGCTGGTTTGCGAGGCTTATTCCCGGCTTTGAAAATAACGGGTTAA